A genomic stretch from Lagenorhynchus albirostris chromosome 12, mLagAlb1.1, whole genome shotgun sequence includes:
- the NDUFAF4 gene encoding NADH dehydrogenase [ubiquinone] 1 alpha subcomplex assembly factor 4, with amino-acid sequence MGAAVTRAIRNFNLENRAEREISRMKPSPAPRHPSTKNLLREQMSSHPEIKGEIARKDDKLLSLLKDVYVHSKDPVSFVQVKDAGTPQKPKEFRLPKDHHSDMMNVKNIPKGKISVVEALTLLNNHKLYPDTWTAEKIAEEYHLEQQDVNSLLKYFVTFEVKILPPEGKKAIQSK; translated from the exons ATGGGAGCTGCGGTGACTCGCGCAATCAGGAATTTCAACCTAGAGAACCGGGCGGAACGGGAAATCAGCAGGATGAAGCCCTCCCCCGCTCCGAGGCACCCCTCCACCAAGAACCTCCTGCGAGAGCAGATGAGCA gccATCCAGAAATTAAGGGAGAAATTGCTAGAAAAGATGACAAACTGCTGTCATTACTAAAAGATGTGTATGTCCATTCCAAAGATCCCGTGTCTTTTGTTCAG GTAAAGGATGCTGGAACACCTCAGAAGCCAAAGGAGTTCAGGTTGCCAAAAGACCATCATTCTGACATGATGAATGTTAAGAACATTCCCAAAGGCAAAATTTCCGTTGTAGAGGCACTGACACTTCTCAATAATCATAAACTTTATCCAGACACATGGACCGCTGAGAAAATAGCTGAAGAATACCATCTAGAACAGCAAGATGTAAATTCCCTTCTCAAATATTTCGTTACTTTTGAAGTCAAAATCTTACCCCCTGAAGGCAAGAAAGCAATACAATCAAAATGA